In one window of Electrophorus electricus isolate fEleEle1 chromosome 15, fEleEle1.pri, whole genome shotgun sequence DNA:
- the chordc1a gene encoding cysteine and histidine-rich domain-containing protein 1a isoform X2 gives MSVLCYNKGCGQRFDPDNNPEDGCTYHPGVPVFHDALKGWSCCKRRTTDFSDFLSIAGCTKGCHNNEKPPEPVKLEVKSSGEKKEPEDLKPRFDEYVIQAPKPLEFIQRPSSDEPLMELQKKVSLSLRQALEKLKLAETSQNAKKEEEDIEVKIGTACKNGGCSKTFCGPESDEETCMYHVGVPIFHEGMKYWSCCRRKTSDFNTFLSQEGCSKGTHLWKNADGKKVVPCRLDWHQTGGQVTISIYAKNANPELCFVQANSTMVGISVIFEREKEFEQKISLWGVIDANKSFVNMMASKIEIILKKAEPMSWARLDLPPLPPSGTKENEDAVKESV, from the exons ATGTCTGTTCTGTGTTATAACAAAGGTTGTGGGCAACGTTTTGACCCAGACAACAACCCAGAGG ATGGGTGTACCTACCACCCTGGAGTTCCAGTGTTTCACGACGCTTTGAAG GGTTGGTCCTGTTGCAAGAGACGCACTACTGACTTCTCGGATTTCCTTAGCATTGCT GGCTGCACTAAGGGTTGTCATAACAATGAGAAGCCTCCTGAGCCAGTAAAGCTGGAGGTGAAGTCTtctggagagaagaaagaacCGGAAGATCTGAAGCCCCGGTTTGATGAATATGTCATTCAAGCTCCTAAACCACTGGAATTTATCCAGAGACCCAG ttcTGATGAGCCACTTATGGAACTACAGAAgaaggtctctctctcccttcgaCAGGCACTTGAGAAACTCAAACTGGCAGAGACCAGTCAGAATGCAAAGAAAG aagaggaggatATTGAGGTAAAAATTGGAACAGCATGCAAAAATGGAGGCTGTTCTAAG ACTTTCTGTGGACCAGAAAGTGATGAGGAGACATGCATGTATCATGTAGGAGTTCCAATCTTCCATGAGGG GATGAAGTACTGGAGCTGCTGTCGTAGGAAGACATCGGATTTTAACACTTTTCTGTCCCAAGAGGGCTGTAGTAAGGGGACTCATCTATGGAAGAATGCTGAT GGGAAGAAAGTGGTGCCATGTCGGCTTGACTGGCATCAGACTGGAGGTCAGGTGACCATCTCTATCTATGCTAAGAACGCAAACCCTGAGCTATGTTTCGTACAGGCTAATAGCACTATG GTGGGTATCAGTGTGATATttgaaagagagaaggaattTGAGCAGAAGATCAGTCTGTGGGGG GTGATCGATGCCAACAAGAGTTTTGTTAACATGATGGCTTCCAAAATCGAGATCATCTTGAAGAAGGCGGAACCTATGTCATGGGCTCGGCTAGACCTGCCCCCACTGCCTCCTTCGGGCACCAAAGAGAATGAAGATGCAGTGAAGGAGTCTGTgtaa
- the nlrc3l gene encoding NLR family CARD domain-containing protein 3 has translation MAGNDSDLEVERIMQRPPSSYGSMRSDDHEDDDDMEESAVPASEVILHMPAVTTGIRLHRPDSPETGITSITQGQQSSIHKEGTFLNHVGLEQKPAGMEEVPDIEMWKEKWRKMQQRMIAEQAPPEPEQPPLPPPEGVGLQSGIVHPSLSLPYVFKAMQECLSMLNHQELFWFKRGLCSQYKKLFEPSLLKDSDVLDVVDRMLERRSKGEAVRMAVRILQEIRKQDVADKLEHACRRVLVQYELRLCHLRRYYYLYEGTCRPGQQRFVSDVYVEPPIFIGGDQGINTEHDVHRPNFICNQGTPIRASDIFRPLEREERVRTVMMTGVPAIGLTVAAQKFIMDWTKEQTNQDFQFLFSLPGRELHLVRDGKQTFLEMLNSFYPEAKHADFLECEDCLSLFVIDAVELCNEPLNFRNNSTITDIKTPATVDALLTSLIKGSLLPHARIWITGHRAASRKVPPEYVSRYVDLKGFGDAQKDEYFTKRMKDPALGHRVLAHIKRSPALYNICQLPLLCWIVSFVFERRFHEEDYSEHPPALTAFYAQYMIVQTNRKIERYVGTGLEASRWKDCDTNFLLKMGELALRMVQEERDVFYEEEVSALDLEDVSNRGGISTEVMREAGYPRGRAFSFVHYSVQEFMAAVYTYVRFRTKGKSVFEQHIKSKMAKLLKDRPVVDLYRQAIDRALASPNGHLDLYLRFLFGFTTPGTEEHLQGYLLPHYHPEPKGMEEVLKYVKKKIKENASPDRCRNLQLCLIELEEGKKRR, from the exons ATGGCAGGGAACGATAGTGACTTAGAGGTGGAAAG AATAATGCAGCGGCCGCCCAGTAGCTACGGCTCAATGCGGAGTGATGACCACGAAGATGATGACGATATGGAAGAATCGGCCGTACCTGCCAGTGAAGTCATCCTGCATATGCCCGCAGTTACTACAGg GATCAGGCTGCACCGCCCAGACTCACCAGAGACTGGCATTACTTCGATCACTCAAGGACAACAGTCCAGCATCCATAAAGAGGGAACATTCCTTAATCATGTCGG gctggAGCAGAAGCCAGCAGGCATGGAGGAAGTTCCAGACATTGAAATGtggaaagagaaatggagaaagatGCAGCAAAGGATGATAGCAGAGCAGGCCCCCCCTGAACCAGAACAGCCTCCCCTTCCTCCACCAGAGGGTGTTGGCCTGCAATCAGGGATTGTACACCCAAGCCTCAGCCTGCCATATGTATTTAAG gccATGCAGGAGTGCCTCTCCATGCTAAACCATCAGGAGCTGTTCTGGTTTAAGCGTGGTCTATGTAGTCAGTATAAGAAGCTTTTTGAGCCCTCTCTGCTGAAAGACAGCGACGTGCTGGACGTGGTGGACCGCATGCTGGAGCGGCGCAGTAAGGGCGAAGCCGTTCGCATGGCTGTGCGTATCCTGCAGGAAATCCGCAAGCAGGACGTCGCTGACAAACTCGAGCATGCCTGCAGGAGAG TTCTGGTGCAGTATGAGTTGAGGTTGTGCCATTTGAGGCGTTATTATTACCTGTATGAGGGCACATGTCGACCGGGACAGCAGCGCTTTGTGAGTGACGTCTATGTAGAGCCACCCATATTTATTGGCGGTGACCAAGGCATCAACACGGAGCATGACGTTCACAGGCCTAATTTCATCTGCAACCAGGGGACCCCTATACGAGCCAGTGACATTTTCCGGCCACTAGAGCGGGAAGAACGGGTCCGGACGGTCATGATGACGGGGGTGCCGGCTATCGGGCTCACGGTGGCCGCACAGAAGTTCATCATGGACTGGACGAAGGAGCAGACCAATCAGGactttcagtttttattttcacttccaGGCCGTGAACTCCATCTGGTCAGGGACGGGAAGCAAACCTTCCTGGAGATGCTCAATAGCTTTTACCCAGAGGCAAAGCATGCCGACTTCCTGGAGTGCGAGGATTGTCTCAGCCTGTTCGTCATTGATGCTGTGGAGCTTTGCAATGAACCTCTCAACTTCAGAAACAATTCCACTATCACGGACATCAAGACACCAGCAACCGTGGACGCCCTCCTGACTAGCCTGATCAAGGGCTCTCTCCTGCCTCATGCACGGATCTGGATCACCGGGCACCGGGCTGCTTCCCGCAAGGTCCCCCCCGAGTATGTCAGCAGGTACGTGGACCTCAAGGGCTTCGGGGACGCGCAGAAGGACGAGTACTTCACCAAGAGGATGAAGGATCCGGCGCTGGGGCACCGCGTTCTGGCCCACATCAAGCGCTCGCCGGCCCTCTACAACATCTGCCAGCTGCCACTCCTCTGCTGGATTGTGTCGTTTGTCTTCGAGCGGCGCTTCCATGAAGAGGATTACAGCGAGCACCCTCCGGCACTCACTGCCTTCTACGCCCAGTACATGATCGTGCAGACGAACCGCAAGATCGAGCGCTACGTGGGCACGGGGCTGGAGGCGTCACGCTGGAAAGACTGCGACACAAACTTTCTGCTGAAAATGGGCGAGCTGGCCCTGCGCATGGTACAGGAGGAGAGGGACGTCTTTTACGAGGAAGAGGTCTCCGCCCTGGACCTGGAGGATGTGAGCAATCGCGGCGGGATTTCCACGGAGGTGATGCGTGAGGCAGGGTACCCGCGTGGGCGGGCCTTCAGCTTCGTGCACTACAGCGTGCAGGAGTTCATGGCGGCGGTGTACACGTACGTGAGGTTCCGCACCAAGGGCAAGAGCGTGTTCGAGCAGCACATCAAGAGCAAGATGGCCAAGCTTTTGAAAGACCGCCCTGTCGTCGACCTCTACCGGCAGGCCATCGACCGCGCCCTGGCCAGCCctaatggacacctggacctctACCTGCGCTTCTTGTTTGGCTTCACCACGCCCGGGACAGAGGAACACCTGCAGGGCTACCTGCTGCCCCATTACCATCCCGAGCCCAAGGGCATGGAGGAGGTGCTGAAGTACGTgaaaaagaagataaaagagAATGCCTCACCCGACAGGTGCAGGAACCTGCAGCTTTGCCTCATTGAGCTTGAAGAAGGGAAGAAGCGCAGATGA
- the chordc1a gene encoding cysteine and histidine-rich domain-containing protein 1a isoform X1 — protein MSVLCYNKGCGQRFDPDNNPEDGCTYHPGVPVFHDALKGWSCCKRRTTDFSDFLSIAGCTKGCHNNEKPPEPVKLEVKSSGEKKEPEDLKPRFDEYVIQAPKPLEFIQRPSSDEPLMELQKKVSLSLRQALEKLKLAETSQNAKKEEEEDIEVKIGTACKNGGCSKTFCGPESDEETCMYHVGVPIFHEGMKYWSCCRRKTSDFNTFLSQEGCSKGTHLWKNADGKKVVPCRLDWHQTGGQVTISIYAKNANPELCFVQANSTMVGISVIFEREKEFEQKISLWGVIDANKSFVNMMASKIEIILKKAEPMSWARLDLPPLPPSGTKENEDAVKESV, from the exons ATGTCTGTTCTGTGTTATAACAAAGGTTGTGGGCAACGTTTTGACCCAGACAACAACCCAGAGG ATGGGTGTACCTACCACCCTGGAGTTCCAGTGTTTCACGACGCTTTGAAG GGTTGGTCCTGTTGCAAGAGACGCACTACTGACTTCTCGGATTTCCTTAGCATTGCT GGCTGCACTAAGGGTTGTCATAACAATGAGAAGCCTCCTGAGCCAGTAAAGCTGGAGGTGAAGTCTtctggagagaagaaagaacCGGAAGATCTGAAGCCCCGGTTTGATGAATATGTCATTCAAGCTCCTAAACCACTGGAATTTATCCAGAGACCCAG ttcTGATGAGCCACTTATGGAACTACAGAAgaaggtctctctctcccttcgaCAGGCACTTGAGAAACTCAAACTGGCAGAGACCAGTCAGAATGCAAAGAAAG aagaagaggaggatATTGAGGTAAAAATTGGAACAGCATGCAAAAATGGAGGCTGTTCTAAG ACTTTCTGTGGACCAGAAAGTGATGAGGAGACATGCATGTATCATGTAGGAGTTCCAATCTTCCATGAGGG GATGAAGTACTGGAGCTGCTGTCGTAGGAAGACATCGGATTTTAACACTTTTCTGTCCCAAGAGGGCTGTAGTAAGGGGACTCATCTATGGAAGAATGCTGAT GGGAAGAAAGTGGTGCCATGTCGGCTTGACTGGCATCAGACTGGAGGTCAGGTGACCATCTCTATCTATGCTAAGAACGCAAACCCTGAGCTATGTTTCGTACAGGCTAATAGCACTATG GTGGGTATCAGTGTGATATttgaaagagagaaggaattTGAGCAGAAGATCAGTCTGTGGGGG GTGATCGATGCCAACAAGAGTTTTGTTAACATGATGGCTTCCAAAATCGAGATCATCTTGAAGAAGGCGGAACCTATGTCATGGGCTCGGCTAGACCTGCCCCCACTGCCTCCTTCGGGCACCAAAGAGAATGAAGATGCAGTGAAGGAGTCTGTgtaa